A region of Paenibacillus sp. JNUCC-31 DNA encodes the following proteins:
- a CDS encoding DMT family transporter has product MITGILLALLAGSLVSLQTIFNSKVNERTGSWSTTTMVLFTGFIASFLISLLVEGKNTFSFQHMQPWYWLSGAIGVGVVFCLVQGMKLLGPTFAISIVLTSQLSFALLFDSMGWLGLEQIPFSWNQLLGVLVIVGGIVLFKFGGSKSAKSKKSPGAWQSDS; this is encoded by the coding sequence ATCATTACAGGTATTTTGCTTGCGTTACTGGCAGGTTCTCTGGTCAGTCTGCAGACCATCTTTAATAGTAAGGTAAATGAACGTACTGGCTCGTGGTCCACGACAACGATGGTGCTTTTCACCGGATTTATTGCTTCGTTTCTGATTTCTCTGCTGGTGGAGGGCAAAAATACGTTCAGCTTCCAACATATGCAGCCCTGGTATTGGCTTAGCGGAGCGATTGGGGTTGGGGTGGTCTTCTGTCTCGTTCAGGGCATGAAGCTGCTCGGCCCCACCTTTGCCATCTCCATTGTACTCACATCCCAGCTAAGTTTCGCCCTGCTCTTTGATTCCATGGGGTGGCTTGGACTGGAGCAAATTCCATTTTCGTGGAACCAACTTCTAGGGGTTCTTGTCATCGTCGGCGGCATCGTATTATTCAAGTTTGGCGGCAGCAAATCGGCAAAATCGAAAAAATCTCCTGGTGCATGGCAATCCGACTCCTAG
- a CDS encoding Crp/Fnr family transcriptional regulator: MEEIQDEHQLLHYLKQYQLESVFHEPLRPHMTLCHFEKCELICREGELSEYLYVLVEGKIKIFTTSSQDKTLVLCFKTPLEVVGDIEYVRESNIVNTVQAVSPVVMLRIHYKWLAEHASEYAPLLKFLLKIISHKFYIDSNFSNFNLMYPVEVRLASYLLSISTEEAGTVVHEELDAFNLTDIANLIGTSYRHLNRVIQKLCEEGLIMRDQGFIMVKDRAGLAEVAGHNIYE; this comes from the coding sequence ATGGAAGAAATCCAGGATGAGCATCAATTGTTACACTATTTGAAGCAGTATCAACTCGAATCGGTATTTCACGAGCCCCTGCGTCCACATATGACATTATGCCACTTCGAGAAGTGTGAATTGATCTGCCGCGAAGGGGAATTATCCGAATATTTGTACGTACTGGTTGAAGGGAAGATCAAAATCTTCACGACCTCATCTCAGGATAAAACACTTGTGCTTTGCTTCAAGACACCGTTAGAGGTGGTTGGTGATATCGAGTACGTTCGGGAAAGCAACATCGTCAACACCGTACAGGCCGTCTCACCTGTCGTGATGCTGCGCATTCATTATAAATGGCTGGCTGAACATGCCAGCGAGTATGCACCTCTGTTGAAATTTTTGCTCAAAATCATATCCCACAAGTTTTATATTGATTCGAACTTCTCCAATTTTAACCTGATGTATCCGGTCGAGGTTCGATTAGCCAGCTATTTGCTCTCCATCTCTACCGAAGAAGCAGGAACAGTTGTCCACGAAGAACTGGACGCCTTCAATCTGACGGATATTGCGAATCTGATCGGTACGAGCTATCGGCATTTGAATCGGGTGATTCAGAAACTGTGTGAGGAGGGATTAATCATGCGGGATCAGGGATTTATAATGGTCAAAGATCGGGCAGGTCTGGCAGAAGTGGCGGGGCACAACATCTATGAATAA
- a CDS encoding DMT family transporter codes for MRGIIFALLGGACITLQGVANTRISTDMGTWQAATITQLTGFILAALILVFVRDINLQGLKQVKPMYLAGGAFGAVIIFSEVTAIQQIGVTFTISALLIAQLFLTFMVDSNGWFDVVKQKMKLPQFLGIALMVTGVIIMKL; via the coding sequence ATGAGAGGAATTATTTTTGCACTATTAGGCGGTGCATGTATCACCCTGCAAGGGGTTGCCAATACCCGAATCAGTACGGACATGGGCACCTGGCAAGCCGCAACGATTACCCAGCTCACCGGGTTCATACTGGCGGCTCTGATTCTAGTGTTTGTACGTGACATCAATCTACAAGGATTAAAGCAAGTGAAACCCATGTACCTTGCGGGAGGTGCATTTGGAGCAGTTATCATTTTTAGTGAAGTTACGGCAATCCAGCAAATCGGGGTAACGTTTACGATCTCCGCCCTGTTGATTGCCCAGCTGTTCCTGACCTTTATGGTCGACAGTAACGGATGGTTTGATGTTGTGAAGCAGAAAATGAAACTACCGCAATTTCTGGGTATAGCCTTAATGGTGACGGGCGTCATTATTATGAAACTATAG
- a CDS encoding Nif3-like dinuclear metal center hexameric protein, which produces MNITIQHIIDHLTTEVEFPENTVDQLITGSPSQKVTGVFVTFMPTQHVIEHAIQRGVNLIIAHEPPFYNHHSHTDWLAEDPVYNTKNSLINEAGIAIYRCHDAIHRYQPDGITEGLVHALGWSSYVEQRRPETDILSLPGGTTVEDIVHHIKNKLGIEYVRVVGSPTMICTRAAILVGFRGNGHLTIPLLQDEGLDLIIAGEGFEWETPEYIRDAVQQGKQKALIMMGHAESEASGMKMLAERMAKNFPELPVHFVGEQPVYRVL; this is translated from the coding sequence ATGAATATAACCATTCAACACATTATAGACCACCTTACTACCGAAGTTGAGTTTCCTGAAAACACGGTGGATCAATTGATTACGGGCTCTCCCAGTCAGAAGGTCACAGGCGTCTTTGTAACTTTTATGCCTACACAACATGTAATTGAGCATGCGATACAGCGTGGAGTTAATCTAATTATCGCTCATGAGCCTCCCTTCTATAACCATCATAGCCATACCGATTGGCTTGCCGAAGATCCTGTCTATAACACGAAAAATAGTCTGATCAACGAAGCGGGTATCGCCATCTATCGCTGTCATGATGCCATTCACCGCTATCAACCGGATGGCATTACGGAAGGATTGGTTCATGCATTAGGATGGTCATCTTATGTAGAGCAAAGAAGACCGGAAACCGACATTCTATCCCTTCCGGGAGGAACAACAGTCGAAGATATTGTCCACCATATTAAAAATAAACTTGGAATAGAATATGTGCGGGTGGTCGGCAGTCCAACAATGATCTGCACACGTGCAGCAATTCTGGTCGGTTTTCGAGGAAACGGTCATCTGACCATTCCCCTGCTGCAAGACGAAGGACTGGATCTCATTATCGCAGGTGAAGGATTTGAATGGGAAACACCGGAGTACATCCGTGATGCTGTGCAACAAGGAAAACAAAAGGCTCTTATTATGATGGGACATGCCGAAAGTGAGGCTTCCGGTATGAAAATGTTAGCAGAGAGAATGGCGAAGAACTTTCCTGAACTGCCTGTTCACTTTGTAGGAGAGCAACCTGTATACAGAGTACTTTAG
- a CDS encoding biliverdin-producing heme oxygenase, giving the protein MTASTIMERLKSETAHYHRQVEQNEYARAIMNQTISLGAYKKYLEKFYGFLKPLEDQAVQLPFWDSTGLDIGIRGKATLLENDLRNLGDSEEEISQVPLCKDLPDISTPARLFGYLYVIEGSTNGGQIMTKRLSQFLPIEADRGLEYFNAYGTETRTRWAEFTELLRQSISREGDHDMMVHTASETFRLLDQWICTDTL; this is encoded by the coding sequence ATGACAGCCAGTACCATTATGGAACGTCTGAAGAGTGAGACGGCTCATTATCACAGACAAGTGGAACAGAACGAATATGCCAGGGCTATTATGAATCAAACCATTAGCCTGGGAGCGTATAAGAAATATCTGGAGAAATTTTACGGGTTCCTGAAACCATTGGAAGATCAGGCGGTACAGCTACCATTCTGGGATAGCACGGGACTGGATATCGGGATTAGAGGTAAAGCGACTTTGCTTGAAAATGACCTGCGGAATCTTGGCGACAGTGAAGAGGAAATCAGTCAGGTTCCTTTATGTAAAGACCTTCCGGATATCTCGACACCTGCCAGATTGTTCGGTTATTTATATGTCATTGAAGGATCTACCAACGGAGGTCAGATCATGACCAAACGATTGTCACAGTTCCTGCCAATTGAAGCGGATCGGGGTTTGGAATATTTTAATGCCTATGGCACGGAAACGAGAACTAGATGGGCCGAGTTCACGGAGCTGCTCCGCCAGTCCATTTCCAGGGAAGGAGATCATGACATGATGGTGCATACGGCTTCGGAAACATTCCGTTTGCTTGATCAATGGATTTGTACAGATACATTATAA
- a CDS encoding TerB N-terminal domain-containing protein, which produces MEIDLSEEPETAAVPVPDRSTIVRVDLNPTLSGGILSSERRFVEEARQLAEVEGEEAPWVPFMSYWPTYGVMNAPQRKWYMYWRTEVRQGRFPDTDLSYLFVHIYELINGIGWQEPQSGYDQLKELWINYRERLLQLDVYMQEWIIDYGLVHKLNMSISEMVDLTSGYLPMEVLDMELQRLLNNHISDISLKLLQRYYDYDITLSKFYRDGGKEVLEKYIPRVMSLVDSYLLRTREAGILDQFELLNKERTMERMLFCKAVYDDSIYGKSVQLTYVPIGEHADFVQFVTRIFRCTENKCRELLGFRGRLRGKTLEPELANVIERYLDKAFAAEHVPAVEQPLIQIDTEKLASLQQESEYVRRALMIEEDPVCEDGNRGATLLIPNSVHETDDVKEIQQDTKACTQQEPCVEVHISTSEGQAGTEPLTLQWEAASSADLDEEWAHFSGMLSPQHVQAIHALLGDNPDTELMRVAERYGTMPALLLDEINDVAMETIGDLLVEGDRLVSEYMNVFEQVKR; this is translated from the coding sequence ATGGAGATAGATTTAAGTGAGGAGCCAGAGACAGCTGCTGTTCCCGTTCCTGATCGTTCAACGATTGTCCGTGTTGATCTCAATCCAACATTGTCAGGCGGCATATTGTCTTCGGAGAGACGATTTGTGGAGGAGGCGAGGCAGCTCGCAGAGGTGGAGGGGGAGGAAGCTCCATGGGTTCCTTTCATGAGTTATTGGCCGACCTATGGTGTTATGAATGCACCCCAACGCAAGTGGTATATGTATTGGAGGACCGAAGTGCGGCAAGGGCGATTCCCGGATACGGATCTCTCCTATCTGTTTGTTCACATTTATGAGCTGATTAACGGAATTGGTTGGCAGGAGCCCCAATCTGGTTATGATCAATTAAAAGAACTGTGGATCAACTACCGTGAACGCCTTCTGCAACTGGATGTGTATATGCAGGAGTGGATCATTGATTATGGACTGGTACACAAGCTGAATATGTCCATTTCCGAGATGGTGGACCTCACTAGCGGATATCTGCCCATGGAGGTTCTGGATATGGAGTTGCAACGGCTGCTGAACAATCATATATCGGACATCTCGCTGAAACTGCTACAACGATACTACGATTACGACATAACACTCAGCAAATTTTACAGGGATGGCGGCAAAGAAGTGCTGGAAAAGTACATTCCGCGAGTGATGTCTTTGGTCGATTCTTATCTTCTGCGCACACGCGAGGCGGGGATATTAGATCAGTTTGAACTACTGAATAAGGAACGGACCATGGAACGCATGCTGTTTTGCAAAGCTGTATATGACGACTCCATATATGGTAAATCGGTTCAGCTTACATACGTGCCGATTGGAGAGCATGCCGATTTTGTTCAGTTCGTAACCCGCATATTTCGATGTACCGAAAATAAATGTCGTGAACTGCTCGGTTTCAGAGGGCGACTTCGCGGAAAGACCCTTGAACCTGAGCTTGCAAATGTGATTGAACGTTACTTGGACAAAGCCTTTGCAGCCGAACACGTGCCAGCGGTAGAGCAACCGTTGATCCAAATTGATACAGAGAAACTTGCATCGTTGCAGCAGGAAAGCGAGTATGTACGGAGAGCGCTCATGATTGAGGAAGATCCGGTTTGCGAAGATGGGAATAGGGGAGCGACGTTGTTAATCCCGAATTCAGTTCACGAAACGGATGATGTAAAAGAAATACAACAAGATACGAAGGCGTGCACCCAGCAGGAGCCGTGCGTTGAAGTCCACATTAGCACTTCCGAAGGACAAGCGGGCACGGAGCCATTGACTCTGCAATGGGAGGCAGCCTCTTCTGCTGATCTGGATGAAGAATGGGCACATTTCTCAGGGATGCTCTCTCCTCAGCATGTACAGGCCATCCATGCCCTGCTTGGCGATAATCCGGATACGGAGCTAATGCGAGTTGCTGAGCGTTATGGCACGATGCCTGCACTTCTGCTGGATGAAATAAATGATGTGGCTATGGAAACGATTGGTGATCTGCTGGTAGAAGGGGATCGCCTGGTTTCGGAATATATGAATGTGTTTGAACAAGTGAAGAGGTGA
- a CDS encoding ATP-binding protein, whose product MTEFKIPKRLTTALVNSLTAGVVPRIGLEQIAVGRKAEVDAILRDMDNIAEGGAAFKLITGRYGSGKSFLLQMIRNYAMDREFVVADADLSPERRLVGTKGQGLATYRELMIRLSTRTRPDGGALEPILQKWIASLQQQVMQSQGLSPDDPALPAEVEKQIYAVTNEMQNLVHGFDFAKVLASYWNGYKLADDDRKQAALRWLRGEFATKTEAKKELAVGVIIDDDNWYDYFKLWSEFTARIGYKGLLLFIDEAVNLYKITNSISRQSNYEKLLTMFNDTMQGKAEHLGIFVGGTPQFVEDERRGLFSYEALRSRLIDGRYAARAYANYTGPILKLSMLSHEEILILLQKLRQIHAMHFGYSATLTDEDLVDFMQTAVNRLGADELLTTREVVRDFMDVLHTLHQNPEVTYAQLLGERALKPQETGKATDSSSSSDDLDDFLAEFDL is encoded by the coding sequence GTGACAGAATTCAAAATACCGAAGCGGCTGACTACTGCGCTGGTAAATTCGTTGACAGCGGGTGTTGTACCACGAATCGGACTGGAGCAGATCGCTGTTGGCCGGAAGGCTGAAGTCGACGCAATCTTGCGGGACATGGATAACATTGCAGAAGGGGGAGCGGCCTTTAAGCTGATTACAGGAAGATATGGCAGCGGCAAAAGCTTTCTTTTACAGATGATTCGCAACTATGCGATGGATCGGGAATTCGTTGTGGCGGATGCCGATTTGTCACCGGAGCGCAGACTCGTGGGAACCAAGGGTCAGGGGCTAGCAACATACCGTGAGCTGATGATTCGTCTGTCTACTCGTACACGTCCGGATGGCGGCGCGCTGGAACCGATTTTGCAGAAATGGATCGCCAGTCTTCAGCAACAAGTGATGCAGAGCCAAGGCTTGAGCCCGGATGATCCTGCACTTCCCGCTGAAGTGGAGAAGCAGATCTATGCCGTAACGAATGAAATGCAGAATCTGGTTCATGGTTTCGATTTTGCCAAGGTGCTGGCTTCGTACTGGAACGGGTATAAATTGGCGGATGATGACCGCAAACAGGCAGCGCTGCGATGGTTGAGAGGTGAATTCGCCACCAAGACGGAAGCGAAGAAAGAGCTGGCTGTCGGCGTCATCATTGACGATGATAACTGGTATGACTACTTCAAATTATGGTCCGAATTTACGGCACGGATCGGTTATAAGGGACTGCTGCTGTTTATCGATGAAGCAGTGAATCTATATAAAATTACAAACAGCATTTCTCGGCAAAGCAACTACGAGAAGCTGCTCACCATGTTCAATGATACGATGCAGGGAAAAGCAGAACACCTTGGCATTTTTGTAGGTGGCACACCGCAATTTGTGGAAGATGAGAGACGAGGGTTGTTCAGTTACGAAGCACTCCGCTCCAGACTCATTGATGGCCGCTATGCAGCAAGAGCATATGCGAATTATACCGGACCGATCCTGAAACTTTCGATGTTGTCCCATGAAGAGATTCTGATTCTCTTGCAGAAGCTGCGCCAGATTCATGCCATGCATTTTGGATACAGTGCAACTCTGACAGATGAAGATTTAGTTGATTTTATGCAAACCGCGGTAAACCGACTCGGTGCGGATGAGTTACTGACCACACGGGAAGTGGTACGGGATTTCATGGATGTGCTCCATACGCTCCACCAGAATCCCGAAGTGACCTATGCCCAATTGCTTGGTGAACGGGCATTGAAACCGCAGGAAACAGGAAAAGCAACTGATTCTTCATCCTCTTCCGATGATCTGGACGATTTTCTGGCGGAGTTCGACTTATGA
- a CDS encoding DEAD/DEAH box helicase, with product MSENPFYRLAPFVQEFIYKKRWESLRPAQIEACNICFHTPHHMLIAAGTASGKTEAAFFPALTELYERPSKSVGILYIGPLKALINDQFERLKDLLSEGNIPVWHWHGDVPQAEKTRLMRHPSGVLQITPESLEGLLMNRPNAIPALFHDLRYVIIDEVHAFMGADRGIQVLSELARMERMAGCKPRRVGLSATLSDYDTATAWLAAGTHQGVDVVSSPGGRKLRLRVEHFSFPDARDEEQAEHLHNARKVYYDFIYESTYRKKALIFTNSRTDAEVTILEMRRVAARRQERDVFHVHHGSISAMLREETEAALRTGSGPAVAAATVTLELGIDLGELERVVQLGAPYSASSFVQRLGRSGRREDMASEMLFVCPEEEDEEAQLPARMPWTLLRAIAVIELYLKTKWVEPLEARQMPMGVLYHQTMSMLKSMGEAEPKELAEAILSLAPFAQIRSDQYEVFLNYLIETDHLQWTEDRTLIIGLTGEKTVNNYRFYAVFKDDEEHKVLNGSEEIGSITTVPPPGYCFSLAGKLWKVEEVDHKHKSVYVKSAKGKVDTLWLGAGGDIHTAVVQKMREVLSDTVIYPYLSPQAVNRLERARRLARESGLLKQVVIPAGGDSLYVLPWVGSKSFRTLERLMKHNLSDKLALRSVVPMEPYYFVVSGKVDGRTLLAEIMSECRTVEDASALLAEDEAPYLGKYDEFIAPVLIREAFAVDGLDLHGLREGLQQTLAWESTATK from the coding sequence ATGAGTGAGAATCCTTTCTATCGGCTTGCACCTTTTGTCCAGGAATTTATTTATAAAAAAAGGTGGGAGTCTCTCCGGCCCGCCCAGATTGAGGCCTGTAATATTTGCTTTCATACTCCGCATCATATGCTGATTGCCGCAGGAACTGCTTCCGGCAAAACGGAGGCGGCTTTTTTTCCTGCACTGACCGAGCTGTACGAACGACCCTCCAAATCTGTAGGCATTCTGTACATTGGGCCGCTTAAGGCATTGATTAATGACCAATTCGAGCGACTAAAGGATTTGTTGTCAGAGGGGAACATTCCAGTATGGCACTGGCATGGGGATGTGCCCCAGGCAGAGAAAACCCGTCTCATGCGACATCCATCCGGTGTGCTTCAGATTACGCCTGAATCGCTGGAAGGTCTGTTAATGAATCGCCCCAATGCAATTCCGGCTCTGTTTCATGATCTGCGATATGTCATTATTGACGAAGTACATGCATTCATGGGGGCAGATCGTGGCATTCAGGTGTTAAGTGAGCTCGCGCGAATGGAGCGTATGGCTGGATGTAAACCGCGAAGAGTGGGGTTATCTGCGACACTGAGTGATTATGATACAGCTACAGCCTGGCTCGCTGCCGGAACTCACCAGGGGGTGGATGTGGTTTCTTCCCCTGGTGGTCGCAAGCTGCGTCTGCGGGTGGAGCATTTTTCGTTTCCGGATGCACGGGATGAAGAACAGGCCGAACATCTGCATAACGCACGTAAAGTTTATTACGACTTCATTTATGAGAGTACCTATCGCAAGAAAGCTTTGATTTTTACAAACAGCCGGACGGATGCCGAAGTCACCATCCTGGAGATGCGCCGTGTCGCTGCACGCAGACAGGAGCGAGATGTCTTTCATGTGCATCATGGCAGTATCTCCGCCATGCTGCGAGAAGAGACGGAAGCCGCTTTGCGGACGGGATCAGGTCCAGCCGTAGCTGCGGCTACCGTAACGTTGGAACTCGGTATCGACCTGGGTGAATTGGAGCGGGTTGTGCAGCTTGGAGCCCCTTATAGTGCATCGAGCTTTGTGCAGCGTCTTGGACGATCAGGCAGGCGTGAGGATATGGCTTCCGAGATGCTATTTGTATGTCCGGAGGAAGAGGATGAAGAGGCTCAGCTCCCTGCGCGCATGCCCTGGACACTACTGCGTGCCATTGCTGTTATTGAATTGTATCTAAAGACCAAGTGGGTTGAGCCGCTGGAAGCCCGCCAAATGCCAATGGGTGTACTCTATCATCAAACCATGAGCATGCTGAAAAGCATGGGGGAAGCTGAACCGAAGGAACTGGCGGAAGCCATTCTATCGCTGGCACCCTTTGCCCAGATTCGATCAGATCAATATGAGGTCTTCCTGAACTATCTGATTGAGACAGATCATCTGCAATGGACCGAGGATCGGACATTAATTATTGGGCTTACGGGTGAGAAAACCGTTAATAACTATCGCTTTTACGCAGTGTTCAAAGATGATGAAGAGCATAAAGTGCTGAACGGTTCCGAAGAGATTGGATCGATTACAACCGTGCCGCCACCTGGCTACTGTTTCTCCCTTGCCGGAAAACTGTGGAAAGTGGAAGAGGTGGACCATAAGCACAAATCGGTGTACGTAAAGTCTGCCAAAGGCAAAGTCGACACGTTATGGCTCGGTGCTGGTGGTGATATCCACACAGCCGTTGTACAGAAAATGCGTGAAGTACTGTCAGACACGGTGATATATCCTTATCTGTCTCCGCAAGCGGTGAATCGTCTGGAGCGTGCTCGACGTCTTGCACGGGAGAGCGGCCTGCTGAAGCAGGTCGTCATTCCTGCGGGTGGAGATTCCTTATACGTGCTGCCATGGGTGGGAAGCAAGTCTTTCCGAACACTGGAGCGACTAATGAAGCATAATTTATCTGACAAGCTGGCCTTGCGTTCTGTGGTGCCCATGGAGCCCTATTATTTTGTGGTGTCTGGCAAAGTGGATGGCCGCACACTTTTGGCCGAAATCATGAGTGAGTGTCGGACGGTCGAAGACGCATCTGCGTTACTTGCTGAAGATGAAGCACCGTATCTTGGCAAATATGATGAATTCATAGCCCCGGTCCTGATTCGTGAAGCTTTTGCAGTGGATGGATTGGATCTACATGGTCTTAGAGAAGGATTACAACAAACGTTGGCCTGGGAGTCTACAGCGACGAAATAA
- a CDS encoding EamA family transporter has translation MKYYLSVLAGAMSYGILSTIVVLAYGEGYKLGEVVGTQLITGFILSWMLALYTKFRMKRNSQADGKPSAAVAKAFQKLTWKQRLMLMAAGTPTVITGLVYYQSLRYIPASLAIILLFQFTWISVLIQAVSKRQRPDKVTFLTLIILFGGTLLAAGFLEQGLGEFNGLGIALGLMAAVSYSLFVLFSGKAVPTAHPAFRSAWMVTGGLVLLCILFPPTFLFNGLIWSQLLVFGLLLGFFGAFIPPVLFAVGVPHIGGDMAGILGAVELPIAVLLSSIVLHEHVSALQWIGVIVVLIGVALPEIYKLRMRRSRNTPLYS, from the coding sequence ATGAAATATTATCTGTCTGTTCTCGCAGGAGCGATGAGCTATGGCATCTTATCCACAATTGTGGTTCTGGCTTACGGCGAAGGGTACAAACTTGGAGAGGTTGTGGGCACACAGCTGATCACGGGCTTCATCCTGTCCTGGATGCTGGCATTATACACGAAGTTTAGAATGAAACGGAATTCACAGGCAGATGGAAAACCATCAGCAGCTGTGGCAAAAGCATTCCAGAAATTAACATGGAAGCAGCGTTTGATGTTGATGGCTGCAGGGACGCCGACCGTGATTACCGGTCTCGTCTATTACCAGTCTTTGCGGTACATTCCCGCGTCGCTGGCCATTATTCTTTTGTTCCAGTTTACGTGGATTAGTGTATTGATTCAGGCCGTTAGCAAACGTCAGCGTCCTGACAAAGTAACCTTCCTGACATTGATTATTCTGTTTGGCGGTACTTTGCTGGCAGCAGGTTTCCTAGAACAGGGGCTTGGCGAGTTTAATGGTCTGGGCATTGCACTTGGACTGATGGCTGCTGTAAGTTACTCGCTGTTTGTACTGTTTAGCGGCAAAGCGGTTCCAACCGCACATCCGGCATTTCGCAGTGCTTGGATGGTTACAGGAGGTCTGGTCCTGCTATGCATCCTGTTCCCGCCGACGTTCTTGTTTAACGGCTTAATCTGGAGCCAGCTGCTTGTGTTCGGATTACTGCTCGGATTCTTCGGAGCATTTATCCCGCCGGTTTTGTTCGCTGTAGGTGTCCCTCATATTGGAGGCGACATGGCCGGAATTCTTGGTGCAGTTGAACTTCCGATTGCGGTGTTGCTCTCGTCCATTGTGCTTCACGAGCATGTCAGTGCATTGCAGTGGATCGGGGTTATCGTGGTGCTGATTGGTGTAGCGCTGCCAGAGATCTACAAGTTGCGGATGAGAAGAAGCCGAAATACACCTCTATATTCCTGA
- a CDS encoding cupredoxin domain-containing protein — protein MKSWINKTWPWLTLGLTVVVLLGSFMVYFMGKDMSPGSGSTVTAKAETAEDLKGYEVIDVNVSNDGFEPDVIEVKSGVPTKINFILTRQVTHVKSVGSSKLGMDLYMQKGDNYYTIDKNLQPGEYEIHCGMYMIYGTVKVI, from the coding sequence ATGAAAAGCTGGATTAACAAAACCTGGCCTTGGCTAACGCTGGGTCTTACTGTAGTCGTGCTGCTGGGATCTTTTATGGTTTATTTTATGGGCAAGGACATGTCCCCAGGCTCGGGAAGTACCGTAACGGCCAAAGCCGAGACGGCGGAGGACTTGAAAGGATATGAAGTTATTGATGTTAACGTAAGCAATGACGGTTTTGAACCAGACGTAATTGAGGTCAAATCCGGAGTACCCACCAAAATAAATTTTATTCTTACCCGGCAGGTCACACACGTCAAATCTGTTGGATCAAGTAAACTTGGCATGGACCTGTATATGCAAAAGGGAGATAATTACTACACGATAGACAAAAATCTGCAGCCTGGGGAATATGAAATTCACTGCGGGATGTACATGATTTACGGAACGGTGAAGGTTATATAA